In a single window of the Apteryx mantelli isolate bAptMan1 chromosome 11, bAptMan1.hap1, whole genome shotgun sequence genome:
- the LOC136993138 gene encoding olfactory receptor 14A16-like → RPLHYGTLMGNRACVRMAAAAWSSGFLNALLHTANTFSIPLCQGNRVDQFFCEIPQILKLSCSDSYLSEVGLLVVSACLTFGCFVFIVLSYVQIFTAVLRIPSEQGRHKAFSMCLPHLAVVSLFVSTGMFAYLKPPSLSSPALDLVVTVLYSVVPPTVNPLI, encoded by the coding sequence agacccctgcactatgggaccctcatgggcaacagagcttgtgtcagaatggcagcagctgcctggagcagtggttttctcaatgctctcctgcacactgcaaacacattttcaataccactctgccaaggcaacagagtggaccagttcttctgtgaaatcccccagatcctcaagctctcctgctcagactcctacctcagcgaagttgggcttcttgtggttagtgcctgtttaacatttgggtgttttgttttcattgtgctgtcctacgtgcagatcttcactgctgtgctgaggatcccctctgagcaaggacgacacaaagccttttccatgtgcctccctcacctggccgtggtctccctctttgtcagcactggcatgtttgcctacctgaagcccccctcactctcctccccagctttggatctggtggtgactgttctgtactccgtggtacctccaacagtgaaccccctcatc